Proteins encoded together in one Hymenobacter monticola window:
- a CDS encoding glycosyltransferase 87 family protein: MPVKLPSLSQCAALLLSGAAYAALAYATPRAQFGQLVGLFAVAGLAYWWLLRTRVPLRWGLGAALAFRLLWLPALPALSDDVYRFRWDGLLVANGVNPFRFRPDELIADGARAALPGEATRAAVLPELQQLYRQLNSPHYYSVYPPICQFVFGTSARLFPASEVGFATCLRVVILAAEAGTAWLLLTLLPLLGWPAQRALSYLLHPLVIVELTGNLHFEGLVFGFVLLALWLLSRQRWMASAGALGLGVATKLLPLLVLPLLVRRLGGRRFAAYAALCLGTALLLFGPFLSVDLFANIARSLKLYFRSFEFNASVYYLLRPVGIWLTGYNQIAIIGPSLALLSGLAGLTLAWRERRLAMASLSPTLLLMLTAYYAAATTVHPWYLTLLVGLGTLTRFRFAHVWGGLAILSYAAYQTPSYTENLWLVAQEYAGAYAVLVWELRATWASKRSGAGL, from the coding sequence ATGCCCGTTAAGCTTCCCTCGCTTTCGCAATGCGCCGCCCTGCTGCTGTCGGGCGCCGCCTACGCGGCCTTGGCCTACGCCACGCCGCGGGCGCAATTTGGGCAGCTGGTTGGCTTGTTTGCGGTAGCGGGGCTGGCCTATTGGTGGCTGCTGCGCACCCGCGTGCCGTTGCGCTGGGGCCTGGGCGCGGCGCTGGCGTTCCGGCTGCTGTGGCTGCCCGCCTTGCCGGCCTTGTCCGACGATGTGTATCGCTTCCGCTGGGACGGCCTACTGGTGGCCAACGGCGTCAACCCCTTCCGCTTTCGGCCCGACGAGCTGATTGCCGACGGCGCCCGCGCTGCACTGCCCGGCGAGGCCACCCGCGCCGCCGTGCTGCCCGAGCTGCAGCAGCTCTACCGGCAGCTCAACTCGCCGCACTACTACTCGGTGTACCCGCCCATCTGCCAATTCGTGTTTGGCACCAGCGCCCGGTTATTTCCAGCCTCCGAGGTGGGGTTTGCCACCTGTCTGCGTGTGGTCATTCTGGCGGCCGAGGCGGGCACGGCTTGGCTGCTGCTTACCTTATTGCCCTTACTGGGCTGGCCGGCGCAGCGGGCGCTGAGCTACCTCCTGCACCCGCTGGTCATAGTGGAGCTCACCGGCAACCTTCACTTTGAAGGCCTCGTGTTCGGCTTCGTGCTGCTGGCGCTGTGGCTGCTGAGCCGGCAGCGGTGGATGGCCTCGGCGGGGGCGCTAGGGCTGGGCGTGGCCACCAAGCTGCTGCCGCTGCTGGTGCTGCCGCTGCTGGTTCGGCGGCTGGGCGGGCGGCGCTTTGCGGCCTACGCGGCACTGTGTCTGGGCACGGCACTACTCCTGTTTGGTCCGTTTTTATCCGTTGATTTATTTGCCAATATCGCCCGCAGCCTCAAGCTTTACTTCCGCAGCTTCGAGTTCAACGCGAGTGTGTACTACCTCTTGCGACCCGTCGGCATATGGCTCACCGGCTACAACCAGATTGCTATTATCGGCCCTAGCCTGGCCCTGCTGAGCGGCCTGGCGGGCCTCACGCTGGCCTGGCGCGAGCGGCGGCTGGCAATGGCTTCGCTCTCGCCCACGCTGCTGCTCATGCTCACGGCCTACTACGCGGCAGCCACCACCGTGCACCCTTGGTACCTCACGCTGCTGGTGGGCCTGGGCACGCTCACACGCTTCCGCTTTGCCCACGTATGGGGCGGCCTGGCCATCCTCTCCTACGCCGCCTACCAAACCCCGTCCTATACCGAAAACCTATGGCTGGTGGCCCAGGAATACGCAGGTGCGTATGCGGTGCTCGTCTGGGAGCTGCGCGCTACTTGGGCCAGTAAGCGTAGCGGCGCTGGGCTTTGA
- a CDS encoding rhodanese-like domain-containing protein — translation MYFPFLACSCLCLGLFGLSSCGPDEGARAAGSSVAYDQMLRLLYKHTVPTVAPAALAQQLSGPDAPLLLDVRSPAEYGVSHLRGAELLPYDAVPTAELAGVDRRRPVVVYCSVGYRSERLGDRLRALGFENVRNLYGGLFEWVNEGYPVENAAGPTPNVHPYSAVWSPWLKRGRKIYK, via the coding sequence ATGTATTTTCCCTTCCTGGCCTGTTCCTGCCTGTGCCTGGGCCTGTTTGGCCTGAGCAGCTGCGGCCCCGACGAAGGCGCGCGCGCCGCTGGCTCGTCCGTGGCCTACGACCAAATGCTCCGGCTCTTGTACAAGCACACCGTGCCCACGGTGGCGCCGGCCGCGCTGGCGCAGCAGCTGAGCGGCCCCGACGCGCCGCTGCTGCTCGACGTGCGCAGCCCGGCCGAGTACGGCGTGAGCCATCTGCGCGGCGCCGAGCTGCTGCCCTACGACGCGGTGCCCACGGCCGAATTGGCAGGCGTGGACCGCCGGCGCCCGGTGGTGGTGTACTGCTCGGTGGGCTACCGCAGCGAGCGCCTCGGCGACCGGCTGCGGGCGTTGGGTTTTGAGAACGTGCGCAACCTCTACGGCGGCCTTTTTGAGTGGGTGAACGAGGGCTACCCGGTGGAGAATGCGGCCGGCCCTACGCCGAACGTGCACCCCTATTCGGCGGTGTGGAGCCCGTGGCTGAAGCGCGGCCGTAAGATATATAAGTAG
- a CDS encoding heme NO-binding domain-containing protein encodes MHGTILTLLKRYVQTQYDHSTWVKLMELSGLENVEFDHKTVYPDAHVYALVGHAAEMTGIPAGELHEKFGEYLVPDLMYMYQKLLKPEWKTLDMIENTELTMHKQVRAEHTENSPPVLDVTRLSPNELYIDYVSPRRMGGLAVGIVRGLATYFDEADRIDVQPTTSEDGERVRIHVRRR; translated from the coding sequence ATGCACGGAACCATCCTCACTTTGTTAAAGCGCTACGTGCAAACCCAATACGACCACAGCACCTGGGTGAAGCTCATGGAGCTCTCAGGCCTGGAAAACGTGGAGTTTGACCACAAAACCGTGTACCCCGACGCCCACGTGTACGCCCTGGTGGGCCATGCCGCCGAGATGACCGGGATTCCGGCCGGTGAGCTGCACGAGAAGTTCGGCGAGTACCTCGTGCCCGACCTGATGTACATGTACCAGAAGCTGCTCAAGCCCGAGTGGAAAACCTTGGACATGATTGAAAACACCGAGCTGACCATGCACAAGCAGGTGCGGGCCGAGCACACCGAAAACTCCCCGCCCGTGCTCGACGTGACGCGTTTGAGCCCTAACGAGCTGTACATCGACTACGTGTCGCCGCGCCGCATGGGCGGGCTGGCCGTGGGCATCGTGCGCGGCCTGGCTACTTATTTTGACGAAGCCGACCGCATCGACGTGCAGCCCACCACCAGCGAAGACGGCGAGCGGGTGCGCATCCACGTGCGCCGCCGCTAG